The following coding sequences are from one Planctomycetota bacterium window:
- the pilM gene encoding pilus assembly protein PilM, which translates to MPYGIDIGSTALKVAAVRRTVRGYKVVAAARRRAPRPEDAGAEAKAALPRLLYEALGPRNGSRPGVVGLSGRDLNLQLVLQPAMKPLNYRVMMGYELEQRRGEGGGLYVDYCTLREPDAYFPQYLALVGLAKSAYVDERIELARRAGVDVRDAVPNAFALYAAYRNACEPEGGTVLLLDLGSDAMDLAFVRGGRLLFARNVSSGARIFDQQIAASLGVSLEEAERLKAAHANLGPPGPNADEEKEDQLRAPVRAAAGQLAGVVSSSIQHARLQLNERDFAVDKVLLSGGGARLRGLSGYLSGALKVPVEFLDPFAKLDLSGLEGPDLEEFRRLPTDMAVALGLGQIGSPPPALAAATLSILPDRLKRRRNFFRSTFWLAVGGAALAVSLGVATALAAFRKGAEESALAAFQARTADIRKRMEEMETLRSDQRDLAARLEALGGPVAGGRVVLDLVARLRRALPAGMTVQEIRLGEPPARRDDRFLATAERVRVAFLSRQRGLVVGDLEGDLGGREIRVKGHAEPFAEEDVVDGLERGVLRWPAPPKSIVVAGEVDENIRGGAREALRALRDQLADPPRGVKASIQSQRAGEKAGWRAFEILVQFE; encoded by the coding sequence ATGCCTTACGGGATCGACATCGGATCGACGGCCCTGAAGGTGGCCGCGGTGCGGCGCACCGTGCGCGGCTACAAGGTCGTGGCGGCGGCGCGCCGGCGCGCTCCCCGCCCGGAGGACGCCGGCGCCGAGGCGAAGGCCGCGCTCCCCCGCCTTCTCTACGAGGCGCTTGGGCCGCGCAACGGATCCCGGCCGGGCGTGGTGGGGCTCTCCGGGCGGGACCTCAATCTCCAGCTCGTGCTGCAGCCGGCCATGAAGCCGCTCAACTATCGCGTCATGATGGGCTACGAGCTGGAGCAGCGGCGCGGGGAGGGCGGCGGGCTCTACGTGGACTACTGCACGCTGCGCGAGCCGGACGCGTATTTCCCGCAGTACCTCGCGCTCGTGGGCCTGGCCAAGAGCGCCTACGTGGACGAGCGGATCGAGCTGGCGCGGCGCGCGGGCGTGGACGTCCGGGACGCGGTGCCGAACGCCTTCGCCCTGTACGCGGCGTATCGGAACGCCTGCGAGCCCGAGGGCGGGACCGTCCTGCTCCTTGACTTGGGCTCCGACGCGATGGACCTGGCCTTCGTGCGCGGCGGGAGGCTCCTTTTCGCCCGGAACGTCTCCTCTGGGGCGAGGATTTTCGATCAGCAGATCGCCGCCTCGCTGGGGGTTTCGCTCGAAGAGGCGGAGCGCCTGAAGGCGGCTCACGCGAACCTCGGCCCGCCCGGCCCGAACGCCGACGAGGAGAAGGAGGATCAGCTTCGCGCGCCCGTCCGGGCGGCGGCCGGCCAGCTCGCGGGGGTGGTTTCCTCGTCGATTCAGCACGCCCGGCTTCAGCTCAACGAGCGCGATTTCGCGGTGGACAAGGTGCTCCTTTCGGGCGGAGGGGCCCGGCTCCGGGGGCTGTCGGGGTACCTTTCGGGGGCGCTCAAGGTGCCGGTCGAGTTCCTGGATCCTTTCGCGAAGCTCGATCTTTCGGGGCTGGAGGGGCCGGATCTGGAGGAATTCCGGCGGCTGCCGACGGACATGGCGGTGGCGCTGGGTCTGGGGCAGATCGGCTCTCCGCCGCCGGCGCTGGCGGCCGCGACGCTTTCGATCCTTCCGGATCGCCTGAAGCGGCGCCGGAACTTTTTCCGTTCCACCTTCTGGCTGGCCGTGGGCGGGGCGGCGCTGGCCGTGTCGCTGGGCGTGGCCACGGCGCTGGCGGCCTTCCGGAAGGGCGCGGAGGAATCGGCGCTGGCGGCCTTCCAGGCCCGGACGGCGGATATCCGCAAGCGGATGGAGGAGATGGAGACCCTGCGGAGCGATCAGCGGGACCTGGCCGCCCGGCTCGAGGCCCTGGGCGGACCCGTGGCGGGCGGACGGGTGGTCCTCGACCTCGTGGCGCGGCTCCGGCGGGCGCTTCCGGCCGGAATGACCGTTCAGGAGATCCGGCTGGGAGAGCCGCCGGCGCGGCGGGACGACCGGTTCCTGGCGACGGCGGAGCGGGTCCGGGTGGCGTTTCTTTCCCGCCAGCGGGGGCTCGTGGTCGGGGATTTGGAAGGGGATCTTGGAGGCCGCGAGATCCGGGTCAAGGGCCACGCGGAGCCGTTCGCCGAGGAGGACGTGGTGGACGGACTGGAGCGCGGGGTGCTGCGCTGGCCGGCGCCGCCGAAGTCGATCGTGGTGGCGGGGGAGGTGGACGAGAACATCCGCGGCGGGGCGCGGGAGGCGCTGCGCGCGCTGCGCGACCAGCTCGCCGATCCGCCCCGGGGCGTGAAGGCGTCGATCCAGTCCCAGCGGGCCGGCGAGAAGGCCGGCTGGCGGGCGTTCGAGATCCTCGTGCAGTTCGAGTGA